In one Oryza glaberrima chromosome 2, OglaRS2, whole genome shotgun sequence genomic region, the following are encoded:
- the LOC127762093 gene encoding transcription factor MYBS2-like has product MAGGGPRKKAEMWTREEHSQFLHGISAYGKGNWKALASEFVKTKSSTQIASHYQKFCIREEKRNLSKCKRASIHDIVSPTTTTSAPESAGAGPSAPPCALIESGALIAGDDDA; this is encoded by the exons atggccggcggcgggccaAGGAAGAAGGCGGAGATGTGGACCAGGGAAGAGCATAG CCAATTCTTGCACGGGATTAGTGCGTACGGGAAGGGGAATTGGAAGGCGCTGGCGAGCGAGTTCGTGAAGACCAAGAGCTCGACCCAGATCGCGAGCCACTACCAGAAGTTCTGCATcagggaagagaagaggaacCTGAGCAAGTGCAAGCGGGCGAGCATCCACGACATCGTcagcccgacgacgacgacgtccgcgCCTGAATCTGCCGGCGCTGGCCCGAGTGCACCACCGTGCGCGCTGATCGAAAGCGGTGCGCTGATTGCAGGCGACGATGACGCATGA